ATATTAAAATGAACAACCAAACTTTAATCGAGCCAATAAAACTCGATCTTTTGCTACAATTtaaataaccaaataaaaaCGAAAAGCTGTTTTACCGTTACTGGCTCTATGCTATGATTGAAAGTTGGCTGACGCAGTCTACGGATACTTTCGATATATCGTAAATATCTTAAAACATGAACGcgatttgaaaacataaaagcTAATCTCTAAAGGGAATGATCAGATTACAGTAGCAACTGACTTAGCAAGAGTATATATTAGTGTGGCATGTTGGTTTGGACTTTGAACCCCAAGTTTAAATGTTGTAACATAACTTAGAATAAAAGGCATTACAATAATAACATGCTTCATAGACATAATCTGTTTGCTGCTTCAAAATCATTCGTTCCTATCATGTCCAACGGTGACCCGTTCATGGCGACCCGTCTTAAGAACGGGTTGGGGAACTGGGAATGGAGTGCCACGTGGAGACCTCGGTGGCATCTCTCTTAACTGCCGTCCATTACGGTCGTAGTGAATCACTCCTGAGAAATCTAACGGCTCACATTTTCCGCCCATTAAAATCTCTCTCTGCCAAAGGCCAtgttcctcctcctccatcgcCGCCGTTTTCTCCTTGTCAGCCTTAAATCTCATCGGCGAACTCGTCAGATTCCATCGGCCGCCGAAGTTTTCGTAGTGCGTGCGCTTCTTCGGCTTTAGCTTCTTGGAGAGGCGATTCGCATGCCTGGCGCAGAGTACCATTAGAGAAACGAGATAGCTCACGCTTAGACCCTTGTTTGAAGAGTTATGTGTCGGCGTAGAACGGTACATAATAATTTCGCCGGAAAAATACGATcagagttttttctttttttttgttttagtggGTCAAAGTCAAAGACGATATCTCCAGGCGGATTCATCTCATATTGTCTGAAATGAacgaatatataaataaataagttcAAACGCGTCGACGAGATTTAAGAAAAAGGTGTTGGGTTACCCGTGGAACCGGTCAATTTTGCGTTAGtgttctttaaaatatattttgatatcttcTCATATATGGACAATGAATTTTTGAGACTTTGAAACATTCGTTTTCTTTAGAATTATACTATTAATGTTTGAAAGTTCAAAGAGCATTCGACGAACAGGTATAAACGATCTTAATCACGACAATAGAACTATTCGTGAACTCAGACTATATAACAAGCACAATACTTACGTTCACTCCCTTTAAATTCACCATACTTCTATGATCAATCAGATTGATACGtagataactaaataaaatatattaaattttatttagaaataactaaaaaagaataatgtcaattctaaaccacaaatcttaatttttaaactctaaatataaattcataaatccaaactctataccaTAAACCAAAATCTTATACCCCAAATCCAAATCCTAGAATCCAAATCAAAACTTAAACTCTATACcaaaatcctataccctaaatccaaatcatatatcctaaatccaaaccgtatATTCTAAGCCCAAACCTTATACCATAAACTCAAAacgtaaactctaaacccaaattgtatatcctaaatccaaattctagaccctaaaccctaaaatttaaatataggatttgggtttagggtttacagtttgggtttaaggtctaggatttgggtttaaggtatacggtttgggtttatggtctAGGATTTTGGTTTAAGGTATAGGGTTtaaatttaaggtttatggtttgggtttagggtctagatattggatttaggatatataattttgctttagggtatagggtttggatttaagaATTAATGTATAGGGTTTAGaaattaagatttagggtttagagttgacattattctttttagctaattttaaataaatttaatattttttatttaattatctacatgtcaGTTTGATTAGTCATAAATggtgtggtgaatttaaaggttc
The Raphanus sativus cultivar WK10039 chromosome 1, ASM80110v3, whole genome shotgun sequence DNA segment above includes these coding regions:
- the LOC108855314 gene encoding uncharacterized protein LOC108855314 — encoded protein: MYRSTPTHNSSNKGLSVSYLVSLMVLCARHANRLSKKLKPKKRTHYENFGGRWNLTSSPMRFKADKEKTAAMEEEEHGLWQREILMGGKCEPLDFSGVIHYDRNGRQLREMPPRSPRGTPFPVPQPVLKTGRHERVTVGHDRNE